The nucleotide window GGAATATTCTTCCTTTTTACCTAAGCATGGTTGGACCATGTTTGCTGAACCCTCTATACAGACGCATTTCAATTAGAATACTCTTCCTTGGGACACATGCAGCTAGTATATGCTTTTGATTGTTGTTTGAAACAAGATCACATGCACAAATGTACTTTACAAACTTGAGCTAAACTGACGCTTGCTATATCTCTTAAAGATCAACCATACACGCTCATGATCATTCCAAATTGCTAGTTTCAGAATTCCAATTAGCTCTATGCTAGATACTATATGTGAAGTATAACAACAAAAATCATGTAATAAATATTTATGTGCAGTATAATCTACAACATTGTTGGTGTAAATTTTATGTGAGCTTTTGCCATTAAATTATTTGAATGGAAATTTATATTAACCTCTTTTTGAATATGTCATTCTTAATTAGTTATATGCTCGAACTAGCCAATAGTGTTCTGTTAGTTTACTTGTTCGGCTGTGTCATGAGACTGCAAAATGTAAACACTGTTGATAGTTGGGTTGCCGATAGATATCCACTGTACTTGGACAGTGCCCTCCTGCTGATTCATGTTTCCTGTGAAAATCTCATGTGAAGGATCAAAAGGAAAACCGGCAATCATATTGTTAGATAGTCATACTATTAAATAGCAGCTAGCAGCTTACCTGTCAATTAGAAAAAATATATTTGGTCCCTGTAGGTCACTTGAATTTTAGCTAAATTATACTGACAACTAGTTTTATCATTACTTAGGGAATGGGAAGCAGGACTGGAGGCAGTACCAGTCATGgagatgatgatgaggatgactaCTATGGCAGCGAGGGAGATGATGACTATGGCAAGGATAGTCTATATGGTGATGAGCCATACTATGGTGGTGAGGGATATAATGACTATGAAGATGAGGAATATAATGAGTATGGCAATGATAATGATGATTGGCCATAAAAATCTAGTGATCTTCAAGTCATGCCAAAATCAAGTTATGTTAGATGTTTGAAATACTTTATCTTATGGACCAATTTGTCATAGTGGacaatttatcttcgcaaaataTGACCTATCTCAGTTATTATTTTGTTCTGAATTCAGACATTTGATACTTATGGTTAAGGCCATTCGGATGCAACTCAATACCTTGTGCTTGTGTGTATGAGATGTATTTGAAATGCCAATATTCTGAAATATTGCTATTGTACGTGTAAACACCCCTCGGTGAAAGCAATATATGAGGGGTGAGTAATGCCCTAAGGTGGCACAAATGTCTCGGTTACACAGTATGCCATTGGGGACTTTAGACCGTTGGTGAATTCATAAATTGACGGTGTTTGCTCACCCCTCAACTAACAGGTCTCCTGAAGGGTTGTATGCACCGTCGGCCATCTAACTAGCCGACGGTTTGGTTCTCCGCATGGGTATAACTAAGTCCTATGGGTCGAATGTACCGTCGACTATTATGAAAACCGAGGAGAATCAATAACCGTTGGACAATAAATGCCCGACCAGGAACCGTCGGATATAAATGTCGTCGGGCTAAGGTGAGCCAGCAGGTCACAGTAACATGCTCGACGGCTCACCGTCGGCTTACTACCGTAGGTGACAAAATTACCCGACCGTACCGTCGGCCATTACTCTAATGGCCGACGAAGCAAGGCAGACAGGAGATGGCCGACACTGTACCGTCGGTTTTAGTAATAGTTGACGGTGATAAAAAATATCCGACGGTGATTGGACCCTCGG belongs to Triticum urartu cultivar G1812 chromosome 7, Tu2.1, whole genome shotgun sequence and includes:
- the LOC125520374 gene encoding uncharacterized protein LOC125520374 isoform X12, with the protein product MASQPVQSAREDHLERENKHLKRENKRLRGIEIVVQLRLTCLHQIRKAEFIGDEVMCIKANLQREWEAGLEAVPVMEMMMRMTTMAAREMMTMARIVYMVMSHTMVVRDIMTMKMRNIMSMAMIMMIGHKNLVIFKSCQNQVMLDV
- the LOC125520374 gene encoding uncharacterized protein LOC125520374 isoform X13, producing MDKSSMKQQSAREDHLERENKHLKRENKRLRGIEIVVQIRKAEFIGDEVMCIKANLQREWEAGLEAVPVMEMMMRMTTMAAREMMTMARIVYMVMSHTMVVRDIMTMKMRNIMSMAMIMMIGHKNLVIFKSCQNQVMLDV
- the LOC125520374 gene encoding uncharacterized protein LOC125520374 isoform X10 is translated as MDKSSMKQQSAREDHLERENKHLKRENKRLRGIEIVVQLRLTCLHQIRKAEFIGDEVMCIKANLQREWEAGLEAVPVMEMMMRMTTMAAREMMTMARIVYMVMSHTMVVRDIMTMKMRNIMSMAMIMMIGHKNLVIFKSCQNQVMLDV